One Nitrospira sp. DNA segment encodes these proteins:
- a CDS encoding DUF2934 domain-containing protein — translation MARVRSNKSKNKSSNAEEIKAGRSDETPAQDHSSQPAARSKEQQEHKRIQEELPADVRESEKLSEETPSTTTNGHQGIEDDSATHRRIAERAFILFLESGCEHGNDWSHWFEAEQQLNEIRM, via the coding sequence TTCAAACAAAAGTAAAAACAAGTCATCTAACGCAGAGGAAATAAAGGCCGGTCGGTCGGACGAAACCCCCGCTCAAGACCATTCATCGCAACCAGCCGCTAGATCCAAAGAGCAGCAAGAGCACAAGCGGATACAAGAGGAGCTGCCTGCTGATGTGCGAGAATCTGAAAAGCTTTCCGAGGAAACGCCTTCTACTACCACGAATGGACATCAAGGTATCGAGGATGATTCTGCGACGCATCGTAGAATCGCGGAGCGGGCGTTTATTCTGTTTCTAGAGAGTGGCTGTGAGCATGGCAACGATTGGTCTCATTGGTTTGAAGCGGAACAACAGCTTAATGAAATTCGAATGTAG
- a CDS encoding BON domain-containing protein produces the protein MSSLVLVLLVLVLNGVSELMAGEASTARTDIERLNDDSITANVQGNLAGDNVIDFARVDVETERGTVILSGTVPTSEQKARAEQLARQVRGVKQVTNKLQVQTRQQP, from the coding sequence ATGTCGTCGCTTGTTCTCGTACTTCTTGTTCTCGTGCTGAATGGGGTGAGCGAGCTCATGGCCGGTGAGGCCTCGACCGCCAGAACCGACATAGAACGCTTGAACGATGATTCAATCACGGCGAACGTACAGGGGAACCTGGCAGGCGATAATGTGATCGATTTTGCCAGGGTCGATGTGGAGACGGAACGAGGGACCGTGATTCTCAGCGGCACAGTGCCAACCTCAGAGCAGAAAGCTCGGGCGGAACAACTGGCTAGACAGGTACGTGGCGTCAAACAGGTCACCAACAAGCTCCAGGTCCAGACGCGCCAGCAGCCGTAA